From a single Callithrix jacchus isolate 240 chromosome 5, calJac240_pri, whole genome shotgun sequence genomic region:
- the L3MBTL1 gene encoding lethal(3)malignant brain tumor-like protein 1 isoform X13: MKKRKRREYQSPSDEESESEAMEKREEGKDPEGQPTTSTPESEEWSNSQPATGEKKESWSWESYLEEQKAITAPVSLFQDSQAVTHNKNGFKLGMKLEGIDPQHPSMYFILTVAEVCGYRLRLHFDGYSECHDFWVNANSPDIHPAGWFEKTGHKLQPPKGYKEEEFSWSQYLRSTRAQAAPKHLFVSQSHSPPPLGFQVGMKLEAVDRMNPSLVCVASVTDVVDSRFLVHFDNWDDTYDYWCDPSSPYIHPVGWCQKQGKPLTPPQDYPDPDNFCWEKYLEETGASAVPTWAFKVRPPHSFLVNMKLEAVDRRNPALIRVASVEDVEDHRIKIHFDGWSHGYDFWIDADHPDIHPAGWCSKTGHPLQPPLRPREPSSASPGGCPPLSYRSLPHTRTSKYSFHHRKCPTPGCDGSGHVTGKFTAHHCLSGCPLAERNQSRLKAELSDSEASARKKNLSGFSPRKKPRHHGRYGGQGLRARASWESGRGQALIPCHRPGPSLSRIGRPPKYRKIPQEDFQTLTPDVVHQSLFMSALSAHPDRSLSVCWEQHCKLLPGVAGISASTVAKWTIDEVFGFVQTLTGCEDQARLFKDEVRCKCRVGDRAGVTVSLRRQEAGAFPSAASAREGSLLPHWARIVRVTHVSGKNIVWTVVQLGDLVCSDLQEGNGILETGVHSLLCSLPTYWLAKLSFTCDSKLKCTFSPLIQYTR; the protein is encoded by the exons CAACAGGTGAGAAGAAGGAAAGCTGGTCGTGGGAGTCCTACCTAGAGGAGCAGAAGGCCATTACTGCTCCGGTCAGCCTCTTCCAGGAC TCCCAGGCAGTCACTCACAACAAGAATGGCTTCAAACTGGGCATGAAGTTGGAAGGCATTGATCCTCAACACCCGTCCATGTACTTCATCCTCACCGTGGCTGAG GTATGTGGCTATCGCCTACGTCTGCACTTTGATGGGTATTCTGAGTGCCATGACTTCTGGGTCAATGCCAACTCCCCTGACATTCACCCTGCTGGCTGGTTCGAGAAGACAGGGCACaagctgcagcctcccaaag GTTACAAGGAGGAGGAGTTCAGCTGGAGCCAGTACCTGCGCAGCACGAGAGCTCAGGCTGCCCCCAAGCACCTGTTTGTGAGCCAGAGCCAC AGTCCCCCACCCCTGGGCTTCCAGGTGGGCATGAAGCTGGAGGCTGTTGACCGCATGAACCCGTCCCTTGTCTGTGTGGCCAGTGTGACCGACGTGGTGGACAGCCGCTTCCTGGTGCACTTCGACAACTGGGATGATACTTACGACTACTG GTGTGATCCCAGCAGCCCCTACATCCATCCAGTGGGCTGGTGCCAGAAGCAAGGAAAGCCCCTCACCCCTCCACAAG ACTACCCAGACCCTGATAACTTCTGTTGGGAGAAATATCTGGAAGAAACTGGAGCCTCTGCTGTGCCCACTTGGGCCTTCAAGGTG CGACCGCCTCACagcttcctggtcaacatgaagcTGGAGGCTGTGGACCGCAGGAACCCAGCCCTGATTCGCGTGGCCAGCGTGGAAGATGTGGAGGACCATCGGATAAAG ATCCACTTTGACGGCTGGAGTCACGGCTATGATTTCTGGATCGACGCTGACCACCCAGACATCCACCCTGCTGGCTGGTGCTCCAAGACAGGACATCCTCTGCAACCTCCTCTCC GACCCAGAgagcccagctctgcctcccctgGGGGCTGTCCCCCTCTCAGCTATAGGAGTCTGCCCCACACTAGGACCTCCAAATACAGCTTTCACCATCG GAAGTGCCCCACTCCTGGTTGTGATGGCTCTGGCCATGTCACAGGCAAGTTCACAGCCCACCATTGCCTCTCAGGCTGCCCACTGGCTGAAAGGAACCAGAGCCGGCTGAAAGCAGAGCTGTCTGACTCGGAGGCCTCAGCCCGCAAGAAGAACCTCTCAGGCTTCTCCCCAAGGAAGAAGCCTCGCCATCATGGCCGGTATGGAGGCCAGGGACTCAGGGCCCGGGCTTCCTGGGAGTCTGGGCGGGGCCAGGCACTGATACCCTGCCACAGACCTGGTCCCTCTCTCTCCAGAATTGGACGCCCTCCAAAGTATCGGAAGATTCCGCAGGAAGATTTCCAGA CCCTCACACCTGATGTTGTGCACCAGTCCCTCTTCATGTCAGCCCTGTCGGCCCACCCTGACCGCTCACTCTCTGTGTGCTGGGAGCAGCACTGCAAGCTCCTGCCAGGAGTAGCAGGCATCTCGGCCTCGACGGTTGCCAAGTGGACCATCGATGAG GTCTTCGGCTTTGTTCAGACCCTGACAGGTTGTGAGGACCAAGCACGTCTCTTCAAAGACGAGGTAAGGTGCAAGTGCAGAGTGGGAGACAGAGCCGGGGTCACTGTGTCCTTAAGACGGCAGGAAGCAGGTGCCTTCCCCAGCGCTGCCTCAGCTAGGGAGGGATCCTTGTTGCCCCACTGGGCAAGAATAGTCAGAGTGACCCACGTCTCTGGGAAGAATATTGTCTGGACTGTGGTCCAGCTTGGGGACCTTGTGTGCTCAGATCTTCAGGAAGGAAACGGCATCCTGGAGACAGGAGTCCATTCACTCCTCTGCTCTCTACCCACTTATTGGCTTGCCAAACTTAGCTTCACCTGTGATAGTAAATTAAAGTGTACTTTTTCCCCATTAATCCAATACACCCGATAA
- the L3MBTL1 gene encoding lethal(3)malignant brain tumor-like protein 1 isoform X14: protein MKKRKRREYQSPSDEESESEAMEKREEGKDPEGQPTTSTPESEEWSNSQPATGEKKESWSWESYLEEQKAITAPVSLFQDSQAVTHNKNGFKLGMKLEGIDPQHPSMYFILTVAEVCGYRLRLHFDGYSECHDFWVNANSPDIHPAGWFEKTGHKLQPPKGYKEEEFSWSQYLRSTRAQAAPKHLFVSQSHSPPPLGFQVGMKLEAVDRMNPSLVCVASVTDVVDSRFLVHFDNWDDTYDYWCDPSSPYIHPVGWCQKQGKPLTPPQDYPDPDNFCWEKYLEETGASAVPTWAFKVRPPHSFLVNMKLEAVDRRNPALIRVASVEDVEDHRIKIHFDGWSHGYDFWIDADHPDIHPAGWCSKTGHPLQPPLRPREPSSASPGGCPPLSYRSLPHTRTSKYSFHHRKCPTPGCDGSGHVTGKFTAHHCLSGCPLAERNQSRLKAELSDSEASARKKNLSGFSPRKKPRHHGRIGRPPKYRKIPQEDFQTLTPDVVHQSLFMSALSAHPDRSLSVCWEQHCKLLPGVAGISASTVAKWTIDEVFGFVQTLTGCEDQARLFKDEVRCKCRVGDRAGVTVSLRRQEAGAFPSAASAREGSLLPHWARIVRVTHVSGKNIVWTVVQLGDLVCSDLQEGNGILETGVHSLLCSLPTYWLAKLSFTCDSKLKCTFSPLIQYTR, encoded by the exons CAACAGGTGAGAAGAAGGAAAGCTGGTCGTGGGAGTCCTACCTAGAGGAGCAGAAGGCCATTACTGCTCCGGTCAGCCTCTTCCAGGAC TCCCAGGCAGTCACTCACAACAAGAATGGCTTCAAACTGGGCATGAAGTTGGAAGGCATTGATCCTCAACACCCGTCCATGTACTTCATCCTCACCGTGGCTGAG GTATGTGGCTATCGCCTACGTCTGCACTTTGATGGGTATTCTGAGTGCCATGACTTCTGGGTCAATGCCAACTCCCCTGACATTCACCCTGCTGGCTGGTTCGAGAAGACAGGGCACaagctgcagcctcccaaag GTTACAAGGAGGAGGAGTTCAGCTGGAGCCAGTACCTGCGCAGCACGAGAGCTCAGGCTGCCCCCAAGCACCTGTTTGTGAGCCAGAGCCAC AGTCCCCCACCCCTGGGCTTCCAGGTGGGCATGAAGCTGGAGGCTGTTGACCGCATGAACCCGTCCCTTGTCTGTGTGGCCAGTGTGACCGACGTGGTGGACAGCCGCTTCCTGGTGCACTTCGACAACTGGGATGATACTTACGACTACTG GTGTGATCCCAGCAGCCCCTACATCCATCCAGTGGGCTGGTGCCAGAAGCAAGGAAAGCCCCTCACCCCTCCACAAG ACTACCCAGACCCTGATAACTTCTGTTGGGAGAAATATCTGGAAGAAACTGGAGCCTCTGCTGTGCCCACTTGGGCCTTCAAGGTG CGACCGCCTCACagcttcctggtcaacatgaagcTGGAGGCTGTGGACCGCAGGAACCCAGCCCTGATTCGCGTGGCCAGCGTGGAAGATGTGGAGGACCATCGGATAAAG ATCCACTTTGACGGCTGGAGTCACGGCTATGATTTCTGGATCGACGCTGACCACCCAGACATCCACCCTGCTGGCTGGTGCTCCAAGACAGGACATCCTCTGCAACCTCCTCTCC GACCCAGAgagcccagctctgcctcccctgGGGGCTGTCCCCCTCTCAGCTATAGGAGTCTGCCCCACACTAGGACCTCCAAATACAGCTTTCACCATCG GAAGTGCCCCACTCCTGGTTGTGATGGCTCTGGCCATGTCACAGGCAAGTTCACAGCCCACCATTGCCTCTCAGGCTGCCCACTGGCTGAAAGGAACCAGAGCCGGCTGAAAGCAGAGCTGTCTGACTCGGAGGCCTCAGCCCGCAAGAAGAACCTCTCAGGCTTCTCCCCAAGGAAGAAGCCTCGCCATCATGGCCG AATTGGACGCCCTCCAAAGTATCGGAAGATTCCGCAGGAAGATTTCCAGA CCCTCACACCTGATGTTGTGCACCAGTCCCTCTTCATGTCAGCCCTGTCGGCCCACCCTGACCGCTCACTCTCTGTGTGCTGGGAGCAGCACTGCAAGCTCCTGCCAGGAGTAGCAGGCATCTCGGCCTCGACGGTTGCCAAGTGGACCATCGATGAG GTCTTCGGCTTTGTTCAGACCCTGACAGGTTGTGAGGACCAAGCACGTCTCTTCAAAGACGAGGTAAGGTGCAAGTGCAGAGTGGGAGACAGAGCCGGGGTCACTGTGTCCTTAAGACGGCAGGAAGCAGGTGCCTTCCCCAGCGCTGCCTCAGCTAGGGAGGGATCCTTGTTGCCCCACTGGGCAAGAATAGTCAGAGTGACCCACGTCTCTGGGAAGAATATTGTCTGGACTGTGGTCCAGCTTGGGGACCTTGTGTGCTCAGATCTTCAGGAAGGAAACGGCATCCTGGAGACAGGAGTCCATTCACTCCTCTGCTCTCTACCCACTTATTGGCTTGCCAAACTTAGCTTCACCTGTGATAGTAAATTAAAGTGTACTTTTTCCCCATTAATCCAATACACCCGATAA